acgcatacaatagttCTTGGACTTCAACTTagttcgccagtatgcatacgggtacgcataacaAGGCTCCCGGATTTTACCTGACCTCGTCagacgcatatgggtatgcatactataccggtcttggattCAACATATATACAAGTACGCAAAATATGTCTATAatacaattatggttaagtgttctaaactatatttcaatcatggaaacattcttagaggataacaatagtttttttcacaaactattagcatcaaagcaattttcagtattgaaataatcaatacgaaacattccaggtctatatcaaatgactgtctcacacaaatcatgtaagatgttaccagacgattttcacatgatcaacttttgacttgcgtcaagaatataaaatgaacctagttaaagcgaaatcttaccaacacatatttcgtgaaatatgtgaatgagttaaactcagcttgaaacatCAAGTATGTATAATCgcatactatatagtaatacaacttttgtctcaataaggagatagagtaaaaatagactttctgagtgatagatgagtttcagtctccacataccttttgttgatgaagttccacaagatatccttagtacttcttcatcttgaatcgatgaacgacgtgaagtctaaagctaaatcctacacaatatatcctagtccgagacattactataagtcgactagaaatcaaaacttatagtttttatcactaaacttgacaaacaagcttgagatatcaacgcttgcgagttcgaccgagaagtgctctaacaatctccccctttgtcaattttagtgacaaaactatcaatacatatggattagaaaataaataaaactttgtagcttctcatccaaatgtttgatctccttggttcttcaacaataatcgcttcgtcgcttccaagtactccagtgattctgaacgtgttcaactcagtatcatagttgttgaagatccgtagagataaaaatgataaaacagttgctctcaatcattgttatacaatgtcatagtattatataTACTTGGCCCCAAATCCGCATATGCTATCTTGGATAATACTTATATGCTATCTTGGATACAGAATCCGCATATGATAGGGAATGGTGGCACTATTATATATACTTGGCCCCAAATCTGTATATTGTTATTGTTAGTTTGTTTCTGCTATCTAATATATAAATCCTAAACTTCTATCACTTCCGCTCTAGCTGTACATCTTATCAGTTTGAATCATGAAAGAAACTACGATGGCAAAATCATCAGTAACACCGTTACTGGTATTAGATGGAGAAAGTGAAGAGATTACGTCAAGCCTCCTACCAGAAGATATCATTGTCGACATCCTTTCGAGGTTACCCATAAAATCTATACTGCAATTCAGGTGCGTATGCAAACATTGGTACAGTAACTTACTCAGAGACCCAAGTTTGGTTAAAATCTATATTAAAAATAGCATTGAAAGTGATAAGTTTAATGTTTTTTCAATAAAAGATGGCCGTGAGTTTAGTATGCTTATTAGAAAACCATCATCATCGTTAACAACATTTGAAGATGACTCCTTTGAGCCTATGAATGTAATAGATTTGCCATTTAAATCTCAACTGGTTAGGAATCCAAATCTTTGGATCCACACTCATGGTTCTTGTAATGGATTGATATTGATGAAAAGGTATATCGTTGGTGTTGGTTATGCACAGGATATTAATCCTATCCTTTGGAATCCCACCACAAAAGAGTTCAAAGAAATAGTCATTGATAAAGATGTTGATTATGGACAACAGTATGATCCATCAACAATCAAACCCAATTACGGGCTTGGTTATAATTGTGATACCAACGATTACAAGATTGTTAAAGTTGAACTTGTTTATAGTTCTCATAATCTGCTTGTTTGTGTTGGTTCTGGAGTTCAAGTTTATTCATTAGGATCGAATTCATGGAAAACGTTACCGGGCACTGTTCCTTATGAGATACTTCATCATGATAATGAATTTGTTAACGGAGCACTTCACTGGATAGCAAATACATGCCC
This DNA window, taken from Papaver somniferum cultivar HN1 unplaced genomic scaffold, ASM357369v1 unplaced-scaffold_17180, whole genome shotgun sequence, encodes the following:
- the LOC113337681 gene encoding F-box/kelch-repeat protein At3g06240-like, which translates into the protein MAKSSVTPLLVLDGESEEITSSLLPEDIIVDILSRLPIKSILQFRCVCKHWYSNLLRDPSLVKIYIKNSIESDKFNVFSIKDGREFSMLIRKPSSSLTTFEDDSFEPMNVIDLPFKSQLVRNPNLWIHTHGSCNGLILMKRYIVGVGYAQDINPILWNPTTKEFKEIVIDKDVDYGQQYDPSTIKPNYGLGYNCDTNDYKIVKVELVYSSHNLLVCVGSGVQVYSLGSNSWKTLPGTVPYEILHHDNEFVNGALHWIANTCPVSTTGPLSILIVSFDIRGEIFREVPLTVQVGELFSYFWATLGVLGGCLCVVFCGYFEFEVWVMKDRDVGESWTKLFVAQHPVKRPRLCSMKLQWEFQNGKLLFTAESVNGKDIYFVIYDSVSHKCEVHDTYRIPGNNYCTKTYVESLVPISGTYAGREQDDPILQKQAVSKYLKDVDLSYAAVTSLVVCSFVAVIFLVMHLSSLLMHLF